Proteins co-encoded in one Acidovorax sp. 69 genomic window:
- the hisG gene encoding ATP phosphoribosyltransferase: MITLALSKGRIFDETLPLLAAAGIEVLEDPEKSRKLILPTNQPNVRVVLVRATDVPTYVEYGGADIGVTGKDTLIEHGGQGLYQPLDLRIAKCRVSVAVRNDFDYERAVKQGSRLKVATKYTGIARDFFASKGVHVDMVKLYGSMELAPLIGLADAIVDLVSTGNTLKANHLVEVERIMDISSYLVVNQAALKLKQAPLRRIIDAFASAIPAEKKLIHSTD; encoded by the coding sequence ATGATCACCCTGGCGCTTTCCAAGGGCCGCATCTTTGACGAAACCCTGCCTCTGCTGGCTGCCGCCGGCATCGAGGTGCTGGAAGACCCCGAAAAGTCGCGCAAACTCATCCTGCCCACCAACCAGCCCAACGTGCGCGTGGTGCTGGTGCGCGCCACCGATGTGCCCACCTATGTGGAATACGGCGGTGCTGACATCGGCGTGACGGGCAAGGACACCCTCATCGAACACGGGGGCCAGGGCCTGTACCAGCCGCTGGACCTGCGCATTGCCAAATGCCGCGTGAGCGTGGCCGTGCGCAACGATTTTGATTACGAGCGCGCCGTCAAACAGGGCTCGCGCCTCAAGGTCGCCACCAAGTACACCGGCATTGCGCGCGACTTCTTTGCCAGCAAGGGCGTGCACGTGGACATGGTCAAGCTGTACGGCAGCATGGAGCTGGCGCCGCTGATTGGCCTGGCTGACGCCATCGTCGATCTGGTGTCCACCGGCAACACGCTCAAAGCCAACCATTTGGTGGAGGTGGAGCGCATCATGGACATCAGCTCGTATCTCGTGGTCAACCAGGCCGCGCTCAAGCTCAAGCAGGCACCACTGCGCCGCATCATCGATGCGTTTGCCTCGGCCATTCCTGCTGAAAAAAAATTGATTCATTCCACCGACTGA